The nucleotide sequence CGCTATACGCTCGCGCAGCGCGCCTACAGCCGCCTGCGGCGCATGCTGGCCAACGGCGAGGACGCACCCGACAACACCGCCGTGACGCTGGGCGGGCCGGCGGCCACATCGGTCTTCGTACGCAAAAGCGGCAAGCCGCTGACCGACGGCATTCCGGCGCTGTACAGCTATCGCGGCTACTGGGACGTTTTCAATAAACGCGTGGACCGCGTCGCCGAGGTCCTGCGCGGCGACGACGCCTGGGTGCTGGACATTCCGCCGCCCGGCCTGCTGGACGAGGCCGCGCGGCGCCAGCTGATCGTCGACATCAAGCGCCTGTACCTGAACGACTACGTCGCACGCTGGGATGCCTACCTGAACGACCTGCAGCTGGCGCCCAGTACCTCGCTGCTGGCCAATATCCAGATGGCGCGCACGCTGTCGGCGCCCGATTCGCCGCTGGCGCAGCTGGTGCGCGGCGTGGCCCGCGAGACCACCCTGCTGCGCGACGCCGGCGGCGACGCGCGCTCGCTGATGGACCAGGCCCGCGACCGCGTCAGCAGCACGCGCGACGCGCTGGAGCAGATGTTCGGCCCGACCGGCCCGGGCGCCGCCACCCGCGCGGACGCCAGCGACGACAAGCTGGAATTGATCGTCGACAAGCATTTCGAACCCTATCGCCGCCTGACCCAGGGCGCGGGCGCCGGCAGCCCGCCCCCCATCGCGGCCACCACGGGCCTGATCGACGAGCTCTATACCTACCTGACCGCGGCCGACGCGGCGTTGCGCAGCGCCAGTCCGGCGCCGGGGTCGGACGTGGTGACCAAGCTGCAGGCCGAGGCCGGCCGCATGCCCGAACCGGTGCGCGATCTGCTCAACACACTGTCGGTGAACGCCTCCGGCCAGGTGTCGGGCGTCGCGCGCGAGCGCATGGGCGAAACCGTCGCGGCCACCATCGGCCTGTTCTGCCGGCAATCCATCGCCGGCCGCTATCCCTTCGCGCCGCAATCCAATCGCGATGTCGCGCCCAACGACATGGCGCGCCTGTTCGCGCCCAACGGCATGATGGACGACTTCTTCCAGAAAAACCTGGTCAGCCAGATCGACGTGTCGGGGCCGCGCTGGCGCTTCAAGCCCGGCATAGACGGCAAGCCGGCGCCGCCTTCCGGCTACCTGGATGCCTTCCAGAAGGCCGGCATCATCCGCGATGTCTATTTCACGGCGGGCAACCCCATGCCGTCCTATCGCGTGTCCATCCGGCCACTGGAAATGGACGCCGGCATCACCCAGTTCCTGATGGACGTGGACGGCCAGGCCATCCGCTATGCCCACGGCCCCCAGGTGGCCGCGACCGTGCAGTGGCCCGGCCCGCGCGGCTCCAACCAGGTCAGCATCGAACTCACGCCCCAGGTCGGCACCGCCGGCATGAGCACGTCCGGGCCGTGGGCCCTGAACCGCATGCTGGACAAGGCCGCGCTGGCGCCGGGCACATCGCCGGAAACCACCGTGGCGACTTTCGACTTCGGCGGCCGCAAGGTGGTGCTGGAGATCACGGCGAGCAGCGTGAAGAGTCCATTCCGCCTGGCCGAGATGCAGGGCTATGCATGCCCTGGGCGCGGCTGAACGCGGCGCGACACGGACGGATCCCGGCATGGAGAAACGAATCGGAAGCCGCGCGATGGACACCTGGGATGACATGCGGCCGGCGGGACCGGGCGGCAGGACGCCGGCGTGGGCAGGGGGCGGGCAGGCGGCGCCGCCGGAAGGCGGGACGCGGCTGGGCTGGTATGGAAAGATCCCCGCCTCCGGGGACTTCGTGCACCGGCGGCTGCCGCGCGAGCTGATCGCCTGGTGGGACCGCTGGCTGCAGCACGGCGTCGCGGGCCTGAAACAGGCGCTCGACCCGCATACGGCGCGCGGCTTCGCGGCCGCGCCAATCTGGAACTTCGCCATCCCGGCGGGCCTGGGCGCCGGTGTCGCGCAGCTGGGCTGCATCGCGCCCAGCCGCGACCGGGTCGGGCGCGGCTATCCCGTCTGCGTGGCGCTGCCCCTGCGCGCCGACGAATACCACGGCGGCCTGCTGGAAGACGCCGGCGAGTACTACCGCGAGATCGGCATCAATGTGCTGGGAGCGGTCCGGCACGGCTGCACGCCGGAGGTCTTCGACCGGGCGCTGCGCTACGTGCCGCTGCCCCGCGCCGTGCCCGACCGCGCCTCGTCCGCCGGCAAGGACATCATGGACATCCTGAATGCCGGTACCGGCCCGGGCGCCGCGCCGCTGGCGGCGCGCGGGCTGGCCGCCTGGCCCGACCTGCCCTTCTGCTTCAATCCGAGCTCTCATACCAGCTATTGGTGGACCAACCAGGCCGACGGGGCCCCGCTTCAGACCTATGTACACGGCGGCGCGCTGAACGCAACATTGTTCACCCGGTTGTTCTCTTCGCTGCCCACCTGGCGGCCATGACGACGCAAGACCCAGGAGCCGAACATGTCCCCTGCCTCCGCCTCCCTGTCCACGCGCGACCCGGAAACGCTGGCGCGCCACGCGGCCGCCGGCGGCATGGCGCCCGATCGCGTCCGCCGTATCCTGGCCGACCTGGCGCCGTCGCTGCGGACCCTGCATCGCGCGGGCCTGGCGCACGGCGACATCGCGCCCGCCACCATCGGCCTGGACGAAGCCGGACGCGCCTTCCTGCTGACGCCGCCGCTGGAGCCGGCGGCCAATGCGGAACACGCGCCGCGCCGCAGCGGCTACGCGGCCTTCGAGCAATACACCGACGATCCGGATACGCCCTGCGGGCCCTGGACGGATATCTATGCGCTGTCAGCCACGGCCTGCGCGCTGCTGACGGGCCAGGCCCCGCCTTCCGCCCTGGCCCGTTGCGTGCGCGACGAGTACGTCCCGCTGGCACGGCGCGACGGGGCGGACGAACAGGACTTCCGCGCGGTGCTGGACAGCGGCCTGGCGATGGACGGGCGCGCGCGGCCGCGCGATATCGCCGCGTTCGCCCGCGCCCTGGGGCTGGACATGCCGGATAGTCCCGCCGGCACACGGCCAGCCGTGCCGGGCGACGGACGCGATGCCCGCCTGGGCAGCCTGGAAGATGCCGATGGCCTGGAAGCCACCGCCGCCGGGCGTACCGGGGATACATGGCCCCCTGGCGAGAACGGCGCCCCTGTGGCGGCGCCGGCGGACAGGCCGCGGGCGCACGGCGTCGCCCTGTACCAGGAGGATCCGGACCGCGAGGCGGCCGTCGCGGCCGCGCAATACGACGCGGCGGTCGCCTCCATCCATGCGCCCCGGGACGGCGAGCCCCAGCGTACCGCCCGCGGCCGGATGCCGCCGCGGGCGCGTCCGCCGGCGCGCCAGCGTCCTCCGCTGCTCATGGTGCTGGCCGTCGTCGTGATGGTGGGGGCGGTCCTCTATGTGTGGCTGCGTCCGCAGCCGGCGCCGGGGACGAGCGTCGCGGCCAGGGGACCTGGCAGTACCGCCGCGCCGTCTGCCGGGACCGGCACGCCCGCGGCCGACCCGCGGCCGGGCGGAAAAACCCAGGCCGTGGCGCAGGCCGGCGCACCTTCCACCGCGCCCAGCGCCTTCGATCGGGCGAACGCCGCCCTCGGCGATCCGGGCGGTACTGGCAACCCGGGGAATTCCGCCACGCCTGGCAACTCGAAGGGCAGCGAGACCTTGCCGACACCGACCGGCGCGACGAGCCGGCCACCCAGCAACGGGGCCACCACCATCGATGTCGTCACGGGCGAGCTTGCCGCGCCCGCCCTGGACGGCGACGGATATTTCAATCCGCTTCCCGGCATGGCCGGTAGCGGAACGGCCAATCACAGCGCGGCTGGGATCGGCACGGCGGCTAATCGCCCGACCGGTGCCGGCACGGGCGGTAATGGCACGGGCGGTAATGCCACCCCGGACGGCGGCAACACGGGGGCGAGTGCGCCCCGCGCCACGGCAGCGGTCGCGCCGGCAAGCAAGGCCCCCGTGCCCGTCGCCGTCGCCGTCCGCCCCTGGGGCGAAATCATCGTCAACGGGAAATCGCGCGGCGTGAGCCCACCGCTAAGCAGCCTTACCCTGGCGCCGGGCAAGTACAGCATCACCATACGCAACAACGCCAGTCCCGACGTGCACCAGAACCTGACGATTACCGGGGGCAAGAGCGCGATCATCTCGCACACTTTCAACTGACCGGAGCGCCCGCGCCGGCGTGCCGCCGGCACGCCGGCTGGCATACCTCGCTCGAACGTCTGCCCATGCCCCCGGCGGAAACACATCGGCCCCGTACGAGACGGGGCCGATATCCACGCGGCGATCGCCGCGGTAAAGCGTGGCGGGCGTCGAATCCCGCGCGTGCTTACGCACCTTGGAAGGGCTGGTTGTCCAGATCGCCGAAGGCGATGCTGGTCGTCGTGTTGCCGCGGTCGATGTCGGCGATGACTTGCGCACGGGTCACGCCGCTATCGGCTTGGGCGACGAAGGGCGCGTTGTTGGGTTCGCTGTTGCCCGTCAGGCCGGCCACGCGGGCTTGTTGCAGCTCGGCGACGACTTGGGCGCGGCTCACACCGGTATCGGCCTGGCCGTAGACGCCTTGGAAGGGCGTGTTGTCCGAATCGCCGCGCGGGGTGCCCGCTTGGGCCGCGCCGATGGCGGCGAACGAAAGAATCAGAGCGGAAACGATGGTCTTGGCTTTCATGGCAGTACTCCTTAGTCCTGGTTGAGTGATTCGGGACGGACACCCCGGAGCGGGAGGGGGTAGGAACTTCGAGGTGTCCGTTGCTGTTCCCGATGGACTGAATTCTGCGCCGCCAAGCTCTAGGGATAAACCCTAGGATGAGGAAATGATATTTCCATAAACCTGAATAATCCCACCGCGCCGGGTCGACGCTATCGCGCCGATAGAAAATCCCAATTCCCCCCGATGGCCGCCGTCGGCGGCTCCGCGGCCAGGCGCGGCGGCCGGCGCCGGCCCGGATAACGGCGCGCCGCCTAGACCCGCGTCTCGTCCTCGGCCGCCGCTTCCCGGGCCCTTGCTTCCTCCGTATCCGCTTCCGCCGATGCAGCCCGGGGCGGTTCCACGACCCCTGGCTGCGGTTCGACCATGACCAGCTCCTTGATGTCCGGATCCACGCGCGGATCCAGCGTCGCGGCCGCCGCCGGCGAGCTTTGCAGCGCATCCGGCATGGCCTGGAAGTGCATGGGCGCCTCGTCGACCTGATGTTCGTGCGTCACCCGCAGCGGACGCACGGTCAGGACCAGGACGGCGGCGCAGGCCGAGATGAACACGTAGTACATATTCGGGCCCGCCAGCGACATCAGCCCGCCCGCGATCAGCGGCCCCACGCAGGCGCCGATGCCATAGGCCATCAGCAGGATCGCGCTGAGTCCCACGCGCCGCTCGGGCTCGACGTGATC is from Bordetella bronchialis and encodes:
- the tagF gene encoding type VI secretion system-associated protein TagF, giving the protein MRPAGPGGRTPAWAGGGQAAPPEGGTRLGWYGKIPASGDFVHRRLPRELIAWWDRWLQHGVAGLKQALDPHTARGFAAAPIWNFAIPAGLGAGVAQLGCIAPSRDRVGRGYPVCVALPLRADEYHGGLLEDAGEYYREIGINVLGAVRHGCTPEVFDRALRYVPLPRAVPDRASSAGKDIMDILNAGTGPGAAPLAARGLAAWPDLPFCFNPSSHTSYWWTNQADGAPLQTYVHGGALNATLFTRLFSSLPTWRP
- a CDS encoding DUF4148 domain-containing protein, which encodes MKAKTIVSALILSFAAIGAAQAGTPRGDSDNTPFQGVYGQADTGVSRAQVVAELQQARVAGLTGNSEPNNAPFVAQADSGVTRAQVIADIDRGNTTTSIAFGDLDNQPFQGA